Proteins from a genomic interval of Acetobacterium woodii DSM 1030:
- the ftsE gene encoding cell division ATP-binding protein FtsE produces MIEFKNVTKGYDKNKSEALKNVSLFIDKGEFVFLVGRSGAGKSTFIKLLLREIEASEGSVYINNFNVSKLSKKEIPFLRRKMGIVFQDFRLLENKSVYENVAYAMEIIGKSEKQIQKRVPLALDMVGLSHRMNHYPHELSGGEQQRVVIARAIINNPAILICDEPTGNLDPETSYEIISILEEINRRGTTVVVVTHDREIVDNMKKRVLTLEDGVLKVDDATGRYGYEV; encoded by the coding sequence ATGATAGAATTTAAAAATGTAACCAAAGGTTATGATAAAAACAAGAGCGAGGCCTTGAAAAATGTCAGTTTATTTATTGACAAGGGTGAGTTTGTATTTCTCGTTGGTCGAAGTGGTGCCGGTAAATCGACATTTATAAAACTGCTGCTAAGAGAGATTGAAGCGTCGGAAGGTTCGGTTTATATCAATAACTTTAATGTATCAAAATTGTCAAAAAAAGAAATTCCGTTTTTAAGACGAAAAATGGGAATTGTGTTTCAGGACTTCCGTTTACTGGAAAATAAAAGTGTTTATGAAAATGTCGCGTATGCGATGGAAATAATTGGTAAATCTGAAAAACAGATACAAAAACGAGTGCCGTTGGCATTGGATATGGTTGGGTTATCGCATCGGATGAATCATTATCCCCATGAATTATCAGGCGGCGAACAACAACGGGTGGTAATTGCCCGAGCGATTATTAATAATCCGGCGATATTAATTTGTGATGAACCAACTGGTAATCTTGATCCCGAGACATCATATGAAATTATCAGTATCTTGGAAGAAATAAACCGGCGCGGAACAACCGTTGTGGTTGTTACCCATGATCGGGAAATTGTTGATAACATGAAAAAGCGGGTGTTGACTTTGGAAGATGGTGTGCTTAAAGTAGATGACGCAACAGGCAGGTACGGATATGAAGTTTAG